From Ignisphaera aggregans DSM 17230, the proteins below share one genomic window:
- a CDS encoding hypothetical protein (KEGG: dka:DKAM_0938 hypothetical protein~SPTR: B8D583 Putative uncharacterized protein): protein MLGKIYIRLYRMFFLGVLNMVSIIWSVSSNPSRYRDGVSGICLLGDNIYVVGFSEPVSLGVQRYRVESRRKSDGSIINSWISDESYRYGSLYSCIAMGSRIYVAGASIGFWDLYEFSPELGLIDHRRFEESFIPFSMASNGRDIYIAGTYIGEVYEARVIRISTPGLEISAIYRSLSKPSSFYGVVYSESSKRVVVGGYDSADGFQKWRIEFLSPELEVERVIRPDVRGCITGVSVGIDGDIYVVGRMGVMRLSGGGRIIAENRRIGGIEIYTPKTLGTSLGDNIAVIDHNTIHILDRNNLETRETIRIARGLEIIAFPYNSPVYDGTYLYVAGTESSSPENWNWIIMAIDPRPRRIPIRMPRIRI from the coding sequence ATGCTTGGAAAAATTTATATAAGGCTATATAGAATGTTTTTCTTAGGTGTGCTTAATATGGTTAGCATCATTTGGAGTGTCTCTAGTAATCCTAGTCGTTATAGGGATGGTGTTAGTGGTATTTGTCTTCTTGGTGATAATATATATGTTGTTGGTTTTTCTGAACCTGTATCCCTAGGTGTTCAGAGGTATAGGGTTGAATCTAGGAGAAAGTCTGATGGGTCTATCATAAATAGTTGGATTAGTGATGAGAGCTATAGATATGGGTCTCTATATAGCTGTATAGCTATGGGTAGTAGGATATATGTAGCTGGTGCTTCTATAGGTTTCTGGGATCTCTATGAGTTTTCACCAGAGCTTGGACTTATTGATCATAGAAGGTTTGAGGAGAGTTTTATACCTTTTTCAATGGCTTCTAATGGTAGGGATATATATATTGCTGGTACATATATTGGGGAGGTTTATGAGGCTAGAGTTATAAGGATATCTACCCCTGGTCTAGAGATTAGTGCTATATATAGATCTCTTAGCAAGCCAAGCTCATTCTATGGGGTTGTATATAGTGAGTCAAGTAAGAGAGTTGTTGTTGGAGGATATGACTCTGCTGATGGTTTTCAGAAATGGAGAATAGAGTTTCTTAGTCCAGAGCTAGAAGTTGAAAGAGTTATAAGACCTGATGTTAGGGGGTGTATAACTGGAGTGTCAGTAGGAATTGATGGAGATATATATGTAGTTGGAAGAATGGGTGTTATGAGGCTATCGGGTGGTGGAAGAATCATTGCTGAGAATAGAAGAATCGGAGGTATAGAGATATATACACCAAAAACCCTTGGAACAAGTCTAGGTGATAATATAGCTGTTATAGATCACAACACTATACATATACTAGATAGAAATAATCTAGAGACTAGAGAGACTATAAGAATAGCTAGAGGGCTTGAAATAATAGCATTCCCCTACAACAGCCCTGTATACGATGGAACATATCTATATGTAGCAGGAACAGAGAGTAGCTCTCCAGAGAACTGGAACTGGATAATAATGGCTATAGACCCAAGACCGAGGAGAATCCCAATTAGAATGCCTAGAATACGTATATAG
- a CDS encoding hypothetical protein (InterPro IPR013373~TIGRFAM: archaeal flagellin N-terminal-like domain), whose protein sequence is MRGQASFLTTMILVAFALILGTAMAIYFISTLNSYRSQVNIVDTLVYESANIVLKPIATDTVNGYEWVLLKRLDNMRRPFFIAVEAIGSSSSTYISCNSIFVYNYSRDRDGIMCSNDGDCSPSKPATFTSGVYALGESGIIPYNIYAKIYGYSSTPPGYGYICYIDSFEPSATILSISIGISREINIHIINIIDNTPYIVKTYSIKVG, encoded by the coding sequence ATGAGGGGACAGGCAAGTTTTCTAACAACAATGATTCTTGTTGCATTTGCTTTGATTCTCGGGACTGCTATGGCTATATACTTTATATCTACGCTTAACAGCTATAGATCACAAGTGAATATTGTTGATACTCTTGTCTATGAATCTGCAAATATTGTTTTAAAGCCTATAGCTACAGATACTGTAAATGGATATGAATGGGTATTGCTAAAGAGATTAGATAATATGAGAAGACCTTTCTTCATAGCTGTAGAGGCTATTGGTAGTAGTAGCTCTACATATATATCGTGTAACAGTATTTTTGTCTATAACTATAGTAGGGATAGAGACGGTATAATGTGTTCAAATGATGGTGACTGTAGCCCCTCTAAACCTGCTACATTTACAAGTGGTGTATATGCTCTTGGGGAAAGCGGCATTATTCCATATAACATATATGCAAAGATATATGGATATAGCTCTACACCCCCTGGATATGGCTATATATGCTATATAGATTCTTTTGAACCTAGTGCAACAATTCTATCCATATCTATAGGGATATCGAGAGAGATAAATATACATATCATTAACATTATCGATAATACTCCATATATCGTGAAGACATATAGTATTAAGGTTGGCTAG
- a CDS encoding hypothetical protein (KEGG: hbu:Hbut_1407 hypothetical protein~SPTR: A2BMM0 Putative uncharacterized protein) — MRRAVSSLLLGFLISVVLLSVFMFMFIDIQRYRSIYISSYMNNMARYIDRYSDTNIDVIVYGSTANLTNIGLRETVVEYLVLEKNSYIQINRTYIALKPGYFKTLDLGQWNLICIVTSDGITVYPRHGIRPSSTSPPPLQQMNIMSITFSNIVYIDDLSKEFGVPPNMVLTAYTRDRRNLTGMTGSRLLLLPPGQEENSIWNSSTPFTVSTDDKGIRFGVAVIGYDPTWVAKNDNGMKISPQFRIMIAGPSFTQGGADKVSIGNRERPLTGQGFRLVINNFTGVIKICRDDCSKDSNVIACSSSSPGRCGNVARNATGFWYYGSTDSNLRLYISGLATYAAYYERISSGQAGVGETSYNPYLFIGDVDGNGLADIVFVTEDAYYGSYDSIDDYYGNDDLSDWSTVPLRLTLFQVGRRLRYGDGSIDGSVYSGVYLLMNIFFHDNSYPDEQQLQDIGRTDWVLRVILYDSSGNTYIVREYRYQEICNYHKTRITDFVNDNYFVKISQSIYVPLPPSGRYWVAIEFQDPYGSGRTNDADVTVGVEFIGAIALYR; from the coding sequence ATGAGGAGAGCTGTATCATCACTACTTCTAGGATTTCTAATCTCAGTAGTATTGCTATCAGTTTTCATGTTTATGTTTATTGATATCCAGAGATATAGATCTATCTATATATCTAGCTATATGAATAATATGGCTAGGTATATAGATAGATATAGCGATACAAATATAGATGTCATTGTATATGGATCTACAGCAAATTTAACAAATATTGGACTTAGAGAAACAGTTGTCGAGTATCTAGTTCTTGAGAAAAACAGCTATATACAGATAAACAGAACATATATAGCTTTAAAACCAGGGTATTTTAAAACTCTGGATCTAGGGCAGTGGAATCTGATATGCATAGTTACATCAGATGGCATAACTGTTTATCCTAGACACGGAATAAGACCTTCATCTACATCTCCACCACCTCTACAGCAAATGAATATAATGTCTATAACATTTAGCAATATAGTCTACATAGATGATCTATCAAAAGAGTTTGGTGTTCCTCCAAACATGGTTTTAACAGCATATACAAGAGATAGAAGGAATCTAACTGGTATGACTGGAAGCAGACTTCTACTGCTTCCACCAGGACAAGAAGAAAATAGTATTTGGAATAGCTCTACACCCTTTACTGTATCTACAGACGACAAGGGTATTAGATTTGGTGTTGCTGTAATTGGCTACGACCCTACATGGGTAGCAAAAAATGATAATGGTATGAAGATATCACCACAGTTTAGAATAATGATTGCAGGACCGAGTTTTACTCAAGGTGGAGCAGACAAGGTGTCTATAGGTAATCGTGAGAGGCCTTTGACGGGCCAGGGCTTTAGGCTTGTTATAAACAATTTTACTGGTGTTATAAAGATTTGTAGAGATGATTGTTCAAAGGATAGTAATGTTATTGCTTGTAGCAGTAGTTCTCCTGGGAGATGTGGTAATGTTGCTAGAAATGCAACAGGTTTTTGGTACTATGGATCTACAGACTCTAACCTAAGGCTATATATCAGTGGTTTGGCAACATATGCTGCATATTATGAGAGAATATCATCTGGTCAGGCAGGTGTTGGAGAAACTAGCTATAATCCATATCTATTTATAGGTGATGTAGATGGGAATGGCTTGGCAGACATAGTTTTTGTTACTGAGGATGCTTACTATGGATCATATGACAGTATAGATGATTACTATGGCAATGACGATCTTTCTGACTGGTCCACAGTACCCCTCAGATTGACACTGTTCCAAGTGGGTAGGAGGCTTAGATATGGTGATGGCTCTATAGATGGATCTGTGTATTCAGGGGTGTATCTGCTTATGAATATATTCTTCCATGACAACTCTTATCCAGATGAACAACAGCTTCAGGATATTGGTAGAACTGACTGGGTTTTGAGGGTTATTCTATATGATTCTAGTGGCAATACATATATTGTTAGGGAGTATAGGTATCAGGAGATATGCAACTATCATAAGACACGTATAACAGATTTTGTCAATGATAACTATTTTGTTAAGATATCACAGAGTATCTATGTGCCTCTACCACCTAGTGGAAGGTATTGGGTTGCTATAGAGTTTCAGGATCCTTATGGAAGTGGACGTACTAATGATGCTGATGTTACTGTTGGTGTAGAGTTTATAGGTGCAATAGCTCTATATAGGTGA
- a CDS encoding hypothetical protein (KEGG: hbu:Hbut_1407 hypothetical protein~SPTR: A2BMM0 Putative uncharacterized protein), with the protein MVIGIKIQRAVSEAIAALIAFTIVTMFLLGIYYIVLSSIPKSLETPRLDIPEVGMYSSIEIVYSGNGEYIVRNLGPYPVSLDLGIAYIGGAPKLVNIAKICGNTLIQPNNRTRILCSSDLDIVAFIARTGSALNIVRIIYPEQQIPIPPPAPYIPTTPLMTWNIVFSLVRYLENPRILAEGAINTSINMVLNLNTSGTINANLQSVALAIVTSVGTNKYNILIVGSRALGGTTNSISIGGKSYDLSRAGFYRYRIKIINFTGSIQLGNTNAGQGIYPCYINSDKTCTVILSGSADRVLIYTNSSRATWGVVGLDPYYIVGDLDGNGYPEYIFATQDFTVGNSNTVNDIISSYNVVDYSITPLRIVFRDLPIDSNRYANAIVSLRLFYWDNSQNDISDNDNRVILRVGLYDPSSNSFVYSTSLSYYELCRYRSVKPFSVSYIVKDFLLYVPSSPSSKTYYVAIEIVDPYGVSGNRNDADIIFGIEYMGVVLGGRQ; encoded by the coding sequence ATGGTTATTGGGATAAAAATTCAGAGGGCTGTAAGCGAAGCTATTGCAGCACTAATAGCTTTTACCATAGTTACAATGTTTCTCCTCGGTATATATTATATAGTTCTATCCTCTATTCCAAAGTCTCTAGAAACACCTAGACTCGATATCCCAGAGGTTGGTATGTATAGCAGTATAGAGATTGTATATAGTGGCAATGGAGAGTATATTGTGAGGAATCTTGGGCCATATCCAGTATCTCTAGATCTAGGTATAGCTTATATCGGTGGTGCTCCAAAGCTTGTGAATATCGCTAAAATATGTGGCAATACTCTTATCCAGCCTAACAATAGAACGAGAATTCTATGTTCATCAGATCTAGATATAGTGGCATTTATAGCTAGAACAGGTTCAGCACTAAATATTGTAAGGATTATATATCCTGAGCAACAGATCCCTATCCCACCACCAGCACCATATATCCCCACAACACCTCTAATGACCTGGAATATTGTTTTTAGCTTAGTTAGATATCTAGAGAACCCAAGGATTCTAGCTGAAGGTGCTATAAACACATCTATTAACATGGTGCTTAATCTAAATACATCTGGAACTATTAACGCAAATCTTCAGAGTGTTGCTCTAGCAATAGTAACATCTGTAGGTACAAACAAATATAATATCTTGATAGTTGGTTCAAGAGCCTTGGGAGGTACAACAAATAGCATCTCTATTGGTGGGAAGAGCTATGATTTGTCTAGAGCTGGTTTCTATAGATATAGGATAAAGATCATAAACTTTACAGGATCCATACAGCTGGGCAACACAAATGCTGGGCAAGGCATATATCCATGCTATATAAATTCAGATAAAACATGTACAGTTATATTGAGTGGATCTGCAGATAGGGTACTTATATATACAAACAGCTCTAGAGCTACATGGGGTGTCGTGGGTCTGGATCCCTACTACATTGTAGGAGATCTAGATGGAAATGGGTATCCAGAGTACATATTCGCTACACAGGACTTCACTGTGGGTAATAGTAACACCGTGAATGACATAATCTCTTCATACAATGTTGTTGACTACTCAATAACACCGCTGAGAATAGTGTTTAGGGATCTCCCAATAGATAGCAATAGATATGCAAACGCTATTGTTAGCCTAAGACTTTTCTACTGGGATAATTCACAAAACGATATTAGCGATAATGATAACAGGGTTATACTTAGGGTAGGGCTATATGACCCTAGCTCCAATAGCTTTGTATATTCAACATCTCTCAGCTACTACGAGCTATGTAGATATAGATCTGTAAAACCGTTTTCTGTTTCATATATAGTCAAAGACTTTCTACTCTATGTACCTTCCAGTCCAAGCAGCAAAACATATTATGTTGCTATAGAGATTGTAGATCCCTATGGTGTCTCTGGTAATAGAAACGATGCAGATATAATCTTCGGTATAGAGTATATGGGTGTAGTACTAGGTGGTAGACAATGA
- a CDS encoding hypothetical protein (KEGG: hbu:Hbut_1407 hypothetical protein~SPTR: A2BMM0 Putative uncharacterized protein), with translation MRGQSDIIISIIAFSMILMVVLPLAYTLYTKIYTSYQQPAVEENRKSVAELGRFVAEGTLNVSAIYLPTSTDISIVVRNIGGRQIDISRVFIAITCRDRYYMVTPREFNNIYIASGETISRNIDITKYIDCTQYNVNGVYVVTSDGYIVSAKIYNPQEEYQSPGSGSETPSIPQYSPGVVAPQLLPTAINPSGNTWNITQLLGKGFRIATVDNMNMPTKIIFIPDPNEILYKKGMVGRNSYVWVSVGNLTSTTIQISNQYVRNIYLGYDKTPDKYIIILTGDGSIRINGVTYCGSWQDIGFRVRIYGFRNSTRDGIMQVSGTTYSGWINSPDQNVARYVFLGYTSSGTLRTLNGVADRVEILCRRRTSSGETGYYPYITMFSNKPTGNMLGILFTTIDRRWGDESSTDEGVAELQDGSSMPIAFVYMGNDLVIDNTVSGVSILITYAFHDNSGDDYNDASYDGVVMVVGIADENGNIIGYRSFTFRELTRYEDTYPPVAQIQNAVIFIPIPKNSSSKRFYPFIAFQDPYRWSGTKDDLDISLYIDSFSVILYR, from the coding sequence ATGAGGGGTCAGAGCGACATAATTATATCCATAATAGCATTCTCAATGATACTCATGGTGGTACTGCCACTTGCATACACACTCTACACAAAGATTTATACCAGCTATCAACAGCCCGCAGTAGAGGAGAATAGGAAGTCTGTTGCAGAGCTTGGTAGATTTGTTGCAGAGGGGACACTAAATGTATCTGCCATATATTTACCGACAAGTACAGATATATCTATAGTTGTTAGGAACATTGGTGGTAGGCAGATAGATATATCGAGAGTATTTATCGCTATAACATGTAGAGATAGATACTATATGGTTACACCAAGAGAGTTCAACAACATCTATATAGCTTCAGGAGAAACAATATCACGCAACATAGACATTACTAAATATATTGATTGTACACAGTATAACGTGAATGGAGTATATGTAGTAACAAGTGATGGCTATATAGTATCAGCAAAGATATATAATCCACAGGAAGAATATCAGAGCCCAGGAAGTGGTTCAGAAACACCATCTATACCTCAATATTCACCAGGTGTAGTAGCACCACAACTTCTACCAACAGCTATAAACCCAAGTGGAAACACATGGAATATCACACAATTACTCGGCAAAGGTTTTAGAATTGCAACTGTAGACAACATGAATATGCCGACAAAAATAATCTTTATCCCAGATCCTAATGAAATACTATATAAAAAAGGTATGGTTGGAAGAAACAGCTATGTATGGGTATCGGTAGGAAACCTAACATCGACAACCATACAGATATCAAATCAATATGTGAGAAACATATATCTAGGCTACGACAAAACACCAGATAAATATATCATTATTCTTACAGGTGATGGTAGCATAAGGATAAATGGGGTGACATATTGCGGTTCTTGGCAAGACATAGGTTTTAGAGTTAGGATCTATGGATTTAGAAACAGCACCAGAGATGGAATTATGCAGGTTAGTGGAACAACATATAGTGGATGGATTAATAGTCCTGATCAGAATGTAGCTAGATATGTATTTCTTGGCTATACTAGTAGTGGGACTTTGAGAACTTTGAATGGAGTTGCTGATCGTGTTGAGATACTCTGTAGAAGGAGGACATCAAGTGGTGAAACAGGTTATTATCCGTATATAACAATGTTTAGCAATAAGCCTACTGGTAATATGCTTGGAATTCTATTTACTACTATAGATAGACGTTGGGGTGATGAGAGCTCTACTGATGAAGGTGTTGCTGAGCTTCAGGATGGCTCTTCTATGCCCATAGCATTTGTTTATATGGGTAACGATCTTGTTATAGATAATACTGTATCTGGTGTATCTATACTTATTACCTATGCTTTTCATGATAATTCTGGTGATGATTATAATGATGCTTCATATGATGGTGTTGTTATGGTTGTTGGTATAGCTGATGAAAATGGTAATATCATTGGATATAGAAGTTTCACCTTTAGAGAACTTACAAGATATGAAGATACATATCCACCTGTTGCCCAGATACAGAATGCTGTTATATTTATACCCATACCCAAGAATAGCTCTAGCAAGAGGTTTTACCCGTTTATAGCTTTCCAAGATCCATATAGATGGAGTGGCACTAAGGATGACCTAGATATAAGTCTATACATAGATTCATTTTCAGTTATACTCTATAGGTGA
- a CDS encoding hypothetical protein (KEGG: bhy:BHWA1_02638 hypothetical protein) — protein MYSKKAQADILSIIILTGVAIVIGIGLVSYYSSISSQNIDRLNLMSVLQQEYYSQIIRFVASDDRYAWFIAMRLDGSRKPFYIAIDNSQFFLDCSVISSYVYEINNDNTACSTEGECIVASTMGIYPVNRVNVLYSNDVIDLRTFLRSQGTDIEGSINICRVEPSSFSDVTWIRIDLGNSGGRLRIYLFTFVNNAPYAIRISEYSLGGG, from the coding sequence GTGTATAGTAAGAAGGCACAGGCAGATATATTATCAATAATTATTCTCACAGGTGTAGCTATAGTTATAGGTATTGGGTTGGTAAGCTACTATAGTTCTATATCTAGCCAAAATATAGATAGGCTAAATCTTATGTCAGTTCTACAACAGGAGTATTATAGCCAGATAATAAGATTTGTTGCAAGTGATGATAGATATGCATGGTTTATAGCTATGAGACTTGATGGATCTAGAAAACCATTCTATATAGCTATAGACAACAGCCAATTCTTCCTCGATTGTAGTGTTATTTCATCCTATGTATATGAGATAAACAATGATAATACAGCTTGTAGCACAGAGGGTGAGTGTATAGTTGCTAGCACCATGGGTATATACCCAGTGAATAGGGTAAATGTTCTCTATAGCAATGATGTTATAGACCTCAGAACCTTTCTCAGATCACAGGGAACAGATATCGAGGGTTCTATCAACATATGTAGAGTCGAGCCATCGAGTTTCTCAGATGTTACATGGATTAGGATAGACCTTGGAAATTCTGGGGGTAGGCTAAGGATATATCTATTCACATTTGTGAACAATGCTCCCTACGCCATAAGGATATCTGAATATAGTCTTGGTGGTGGGTAA
- a CDS encoding Adenylosuccinate synthetase (COGs: COG0104 Adenylosuccinate synthase~InterPro IPR001114:IPR018220~KEGG: dka:DKAM_0518 adenylosuccinate synthetase~PFAM: adenylosuccinate synthetase~PRIAM: Adenylosuccinate synthase~SMART: adenylosuccinate synthetase~SPTR: B8D413 Adenylosuccinate synthetase~PFAM: Adenylosuccinate synthetase~TIGRFAM: adenylosuccinate synthase), producing MPLNIVVGGFFGDEGKGKIASYLALVDRPSIAVRTGSVNAGHTVIYNGRVYRLRLIPSFFVNPSTKLFIAAGALIRLDILFREVEETGSRGRIFIDFNAGVIEDRHIEMERSDPFLSKDVGSTLQGVGYAMADRVLRRLRLAKDFDVLRDMLIDVVEEVNKAVDMGETVYIEGVQGTFLSLYHGTYPYVTSRDTTASAFLSEVGIGPKKVDHVIVVFKSYVTRVGGGPLENELSFEEAEKLGLVEVATVTGRRRRVAQFNFNLARRAVILNSATQIAITRLDALFPGDRCVREWDKLSIDARKWLLDVEDRLRVPITIISTGEDVMCTVDRRRDYGVV from the coding sequence ATGCCTCTAAATATTGTTGTAGGAGGTTTCTTTGGTGATGAGGGTAAGGGTAAGATAGCTTCATATCTAGCACTTGTTGATAGACCTAGTATTGCTGTTAGGACTGGGTCTGTTAATGCTGGTCATACAGTTATATATAATGGTAGAGTCTATAGGCTTAGGCTTATCCCATCGTTTTTCGTAAACCCATCTACAAAGCTTTTTATAGCTGCTGGTGCTCTTATTAGACTCGATATTCTTTTTAGGGAGGTTGAGGAGACTGGCTCTAGGGGTAGGATCTTTATAGATTTTAATGCTGGTGTTATTGAGGATAGACATATAGAGATGGAGAGAAGCGACCCATTTCTATCGAAGGATGTTGGATCTACTCTTCAGGGTGTTGGATATGCTATGGCTGATAGAGTTCTTAGGAGACTTAGGCTTGCAAAGGATTTTGATGTTCTTAGGGATATGCTTATAGATGTTGTTGAAGAGGTTAACAAGGCTGTGGATATGGGTGAAACTGTGTATATAGAGGGTGTTCAGGGGACATTTCTAAGTCTATACCACGGCACATATCCATATGTAACCAGTAGAGATACAACTGCATCTGCATTTCTATCAGAGGTTGGTATAGGTCCTAAGAAGGTTGACCATGTTATAGTTGTCTTCAAATCCTATGTCACTAGAGTTGGTGGTGGTCCTCTTGAGAATGAGCTTAGTTTTGAGGAGGCTGAGAAGCTTGGTCTTGTCGAGGTAGCTACTGTTACTGGTAGGAGGAGGAGGGTAGCTCAATTCAATTTCAATCTAGCTAGAAGAGCAGTCATACTAAACTCTGCTACACAGATAGCTATAACGAGGCTAGATGCTCTATTTCCAGGAGATAGATGTGTTAGGGAGTGGGATAAGCTATCTATAGATGCTCGTAAATGGCTTCTAGATGTCGAGGATAGGCTTAGGGTTCCTATAACTATTATTAGTACTGGTGAAGATGTTATGTGTACAGTTGATAGGAGGAGGGACTACGGGGTGGTATAG
- a CDS encoding FAD dependent oxidoreductase (COGs: COG2509 Uncharacterized FAD-dependent dehydrogenase~InterPro IPR001613:IPR006076~KEGG: dka:DKAM_0517 FAD dependent oxidoreductase~PFAM: FAD dependent oxidoreductase~SPTR: B8D412 FAD dependent oxidoreductase~PFAM: FAD dependent oxidoreductase) yields the protein MEKSYDVVIVGGGVAGLFAAYELALYSNGKLRIAIVEQGSSNPFRTCPMFNLKRLSRDRECAMCKPCSILTGIGGAITFSSGTMNLRPDIGGDIDKLIGSWEEAEKLIMYVDSVLVKFGAPENIYRIDQEQSAELERLAARAGAKFVPTPQRHIGSENMPKVINSMKMFLEERGVAIYDYTTAIDIEPTGDRYIVKCSRNSENIDLVARYIVIAPGRVGAEWFSELAKRRGIDVEPGPLDIGVRVEVPAYITEPITKIVRDPKIIMYTKSYDDKVRTFCTNPYGFVVEERYTDGSVGVNGESFVGIKTKNTNFALLVTLRLTDPFEDTIAYGKSIARLATKLGGGKPIIQRFGDLEAGRRSTWGRIERSVVEPTLKSVTPGDIAMAYPYRVIVNIIEALKRLDTLMPGVASQQTLLYAPEIKFYSLRARVNRELETNLKGVFVAGDGVGLSRGMNGAAATGVIAARAILRREGIDIDRIVDEISTKQF from the coding sequence GTGGAGAAGAGCTATGATGTTGTCATAGTTGGTGGAGGTGTAGCAGGTCTATTTGCTGCATATGAACTAGCTCTATACTCCAATGGAAAGCTTAGAATAGCTATAGTTGAACAGGGTAGCTCTAACCCCTTCAGGACATGCCCAATGTTTAATTTGAAGAGGCTTTCTAGGGATAGGGAATGTGCTATGTGTAAACCCTGTAGTATTCTCACAGGTATTGGAGGTGCTATAACGTTTAGCAGTGGTACTATGAATCTTAGACCCGATATCGGGGGTGATATTGATAAGCTTATCGGTAGTTGGGAGGAGGCTGAAAAGCTTATTATGTATGTAGATAGTGTATTGGTTAAATTTGGTGCACCCGAAAATATATATAGGATTGACCAAGAGCAATCAGCAGAGCTAGAGAGACTTGCTGCTAGAGCTGGTGCAAAATTTGTCCCAACGCCCCAGAGGCATATAGGTTCTGAGAATATGCCAAAGGTTATAAACTCTATGAAGATGTTTCTAGAGGAGAGAGGTGTAGCTATATACGACTATACAACAGCTATAGATATAGAGCCTACTGGAGATAGATATATAGTTAAATGCTCTAGAAATAGCGAGAACATAGATCTTGTAGCGAGATACATAGTTATAGCTCCTGGGAGAGTAGGCGCAGAATGGTTCTCAGAACTAGCAAAGAGGAGGGGTATAGATGTAGAGCCAGGCCCCCTAGACATAGGTGTTAGAGTAGAGGTACCAGCATATATAACAGAACCAATAACAAAGATAGTAAGAGATCCAAAGATAATAATGTATACAAAGAGCTATGACGATAAGGTAAGAACATTTTGTACAAATCCATATGGATTTGTTGTAGAGGAGAGATATACAGACGGATCTGTTGGTGTAAATGGTGAGAGTTTTGTTGGTATAAAGACTAAGAATACAAACTTTGCACTTCTAGTAACCCTAAGGCTTACAGATCCATTTGAGGATACTATAGCCTATGGAAAGAGTATTGCTAGACTAGCTACAAAACTTGGTGGTGGAAAACCAATTATACAGAGATTTGGTGATCTTGAAGCTGGTAGGAGGAGTACATGGGGGAGGATAGAGAGGAGTGTTGTTGAACCAACACTAAAGAGTGTAACCCCTGGAGATATAGCTATGGCATATCCATATAGAGTCATAGTAAACATTATAGAGGCTCTAAAGAGATTGGATACACTTATGCCAGGAGTAGCATCACAACAAACACTTCTCTATGCACCAGAAATAAAATTCTATAGCCTTAGAGCAAGGGTAAACAGAGAACTTGAGACAAATCTAAAAGGAGTTTTTGTAGCTGGTGATGGCGTAGGACTTTCAAGGGGTATGAACGGAGCAGCTGCAACAGGTGTTATAGCAGCTAGAGCAATACTTAGGAGAGAGGGTATAGATATTGATAGAATCGTAGATGAAATTAGTACAAAACAGTTTTAA